One segment of Desulfosporosinus sp. Sb-LF DNA contains the following:
- a CDS encoding AarF/UbiB family protein: MFEIPSRHFFRYYEILSVLIRHGLGYMLFSGNLRSMQEENLVLVGVHLRNACAELGPAFVKVGQLASTRSDLLPQPIVQELAKLQDRVQPLSFEVVRRVAEESLQSRLESAYHEFDPVPLAAASIGQVHQAVLHNGERVAVKVQRPHLRETVQTDLEIFEIFVDQIEQRTQWGRRYPLRILLEEFSNTIKGELDFVNEGRNAEKLAKVCIRDPYILIPKIYWEFTQPSVLTMEYISGIPLHQIIGSQETSYDVHRIADRLSKVLLQQILLGDCFHGDPHPGNILILPEEKIALLDFGITGHLTRTMRGQILSLMSALIRGNNALILETISQMGIVSEQVDKLAFKTDISALRHKHLKGPSKKPKLTMGESIQDFFNIIFRHGIYIPSEFILVGKSLITLEGILNELDPTLSLVEQAKFYSRRLICWKFDLMNLWERILGTR; encoded by the coding sequence ATGTTTGAAATACCTTCGAGACATTTTTTCCGTTACTACGAAATCCTTTCCGTGCTCATCCGACATGGCTTGGGTTATATGCTGTTCTCTGGGAATCTTAGGTCAATGCAGGAGGAAAACTTAGTACTTGTTGGAGTGCATCTAAGAAATGCCTGCGCGGAACTTGGTCCAGCTTTTGTAAAAGTAGGACAATTAGCGAGTACACGATCGGATCTTCTTCCACAACCCATTGTTCAAGAATTAGCGAAGCTCCAAGACCGGGTTCAGCCACTTTCCTTTGAGGTAGTGCGCCGAGTGGCTGAAGAATCCTTACAGTCTCGCCTAGAGTCAGCCTATCATGAATTTGATCCTGTCCCTCTGGCGGCAGCGTCGATTGGGCAAGTCCATCAGGCTGTTCTGCACAATGGAGAAAGAGTGGCCGTGAAAGTGCAGCGTCCACACCTTCGTGAGACTGTTCAAACTGATTTGGAAATATTTGAGATCTTTGTCGATCAAATTGAACAGAGAACGCAGTGGGGAAGACGCTATCCTCTTCGCATACTGCTTGAGGAGTTTTCCAATACGATTAAGGGAGAACTGGATTTTGTAAATGAGGGGCGAAATGCCGAGAAACTAGCCAAAGTGTGCATAAGGGATCCCTATATTCTAATACCGAAGATTTACTGGGAATTTACGCAGCCCTCAGTGTTAACTATGGAGTATATTTCAGGGATTCCGTTACATCAAATTATAGGTTCTCAAGAGACCTCTTATGATGTTCATCGGATCGCCGATCGCTTAAGCAAAGTACTTCTCCAACAAATCCTTCTGGGGGACTGTTTTCACGGCGATCCTCATCCTGGCAATATTTTGATTTTACCTGAGGAAAAAATTGCCTTGCTTGATTTCGGGATAACAGGACATCTAACCCGTACCATGAGGGGTCAGATTTTGTCACTAATGTCAGCACTGATCCGAGGAAATAATGCTTTGATTTTGGAGACGATTTCGCAAATGGGAATTGTATCTGAGCAGGTTGACAAGCTGGCCTTCAAAACGGATATTTCTGCCTTACGTCATAAACATTTAAAAGGACCCTCGAAGAAACCGAAACTTACCATGGGTGAATCTATTCAGGACTTTTTTAATATCATCTTTCGCCATGGAATTTATATTCCTTCTGAATTCATCCTCGTAGGTAAATCCTTGATAACCCTTGAGGGAATTCTTAATGAGTTGGATCCTACTTTAAGCCTGGTTGAACAAGCCAAGTTCTATAGCCGAAGGCTTATCTGTTGGAAGTTTGATCTGATGAATTTATGGGAAAGAATTTTGGGAACGAGGTAG